In Janibacter cremeus, a genomic segment contains:
- a CDS encoding SDR family NAD(P)-dependent oxidoreductase, producing MSDHRTPIDPRTGEGSEAPVLDRFRLDGRVAIITGASSGLGAGFAKALASAGATVVLAARRRERLEAVAEEIRGHGGIVSTLSCDVVDPQQCADLVRAAMDEHGRVDVLVNNAGLGTAVPALKESPEDFRKVVDINLNGAYWMAKECAAVMQPGSSIVNIASILGLTAGVAPQAAYSSTKAAVLGLTRDLAAQWGSRRGIRVNAVAPGYFASEMTDEIPEQLLATITSRTLFDRLGRQGELDSAVLFLASDASSFITGTTLAVDGGTTLH from the coding sequence ATGTCTGATCACCGCACCCCGATCGACCCCCGGACCGGCGAAGGGAGCGAAGCCCCGGTCCTCGACCGCTTCCGCCTCGACGGCCGAGTCGCGATCATCACCGGAGCCTCCTCGGGGCTGGGTGCGGGCTTCGCCAAGGCGTTGGCCTCGGCGGGCGCGACGGTCGTCCTCGCGGCTCGGCGACGGGAACGCTTGGAGGCGGTCGCCGAGGAGATCCGTGGCCACGGGGGCATCGTGTCGACGCTCTCCTGCGACGTGGTCGACCCGCAGCAGTGCGCCGACCTGGTGCGGGCCGCGATGGACGAGCACGGGCGGGTCGACGTGCTGGTCAACAATGCGGGCCTGGGTACCGCGGTGCCGGCGCTGAAGGAGTCGCCGGAGGACTTCCGCAAGGTCGTCGACATCAACCTCAACGGCGCGTACTGGATGGCCAAGGAGTGCGCCGCCGTGATGCAGCCGGGCTCGAGCATCGTCAACATCGCCAGCATCCTCGGCCTGACCGCCGGCGTCGCACCGCAGGCAGCCTACTCCTCGACCAAGGCGGCCGTCCTGGGCCTGACGCGGGATCTGGCCGCGCAGTGGGGGAGTCGGCGCGGCATCCGCGTCAACGCCGTGGCGCCGGGCTACTTCGCCTCGGAGATGACCGACGAGATCCCCGAGCAGCTGCTCGCCACGATCACCTCCCGCACGCTCTTCGACCGGCTCGGCCGGCAGGGCGAGCTCGACTCCGCGGTGCTCTTCCTCGCCTCGGATGCGTCCTCCTTCATCACCGGCACGACGCTCGCCGTCGACGGTGGGACGACCCTGCACTGA
- a CDS encoding phosphotransferase family protein, whose amino-acid sequence MAPDDTPTPQDQLEDLLRPAVVGPRIAAATGRDAWRDFTAELIAGGKSNLTFVLTKADGDRLILRRPPTGDLLPSAHDMGREARIQVGLAGSGVPVAHVVVNETTGDDLGVPYYVMEEVRGHVIRDELPPGYAQDEHSKKAMADALVDVLVALHAVDPDEAGLGDLSRRDGYLERQLRRWLGQSEKATVSVQAPRLPGLVARLRESMPTSPRSRIVHGDYRMDNCVYDTGDPGRIRAVLDWELSTLGDPIADLALTAMYWGDPDGPVIPLIPSLSTKPGWPPSSRLVERYCAATGTDPAALPWYRAFSCFKFSAIAQGVATRAEAGDMAGQEFGDDIGESIRHLVDHGHTILDTHSGATDV is encoded by the coding sequence ATGGCACCGGACGACACGCCAACACCCCAGGACCAGCTGGAGGACCTGCTGCGCCCGGCGGTCGTCGGGCCACGGATCGCCGCCGCCACCGGCCGCGACGCGTGGCGTGACTTCACCGCCGAGCTGATCGCCGGCGGGAAGTCGAACCTCACGTTCGTGCTGACCAAGGCCGATGGCGACCGGCTGATCCTGCGGCGTCCGCCGACCGGGGATCTGCTGCCCAGCGCCCATGACATGGGCCGCGAGGCGCGGATCCAGGTCGGGCTGGCCGGGTCCGGCGTCCCGGTCGCGCACGTCGTCGTCAACGAGACCACGGGCGATGACCTGGGCGTGCCGTACTACGTCATGGAGGAGGTCCGCGGGCACGTCATCCGGGACGAACTGCCCCCGGGGTACGCGCAGGACGAGCACAGTAAGAAGGCGATGGCGGATGCCCTCGTCGACGTCCTCGTCGCGCTGCACGCGGTCGACCCGGACGAGGCCGGTCTGGGTGACCTCTCTCGTCGCGACGGGTACCTCGAGCGGCAGCTGCGCCGGTGGCTCGGCCAGTCGGAGAAGGCCACCGTGTCGGTACAGGCCCCCCGCCTGCCGGGCCTGGTAGCGCGGCTGCGTGAGTCGATGCCGACCTCGCCGCGCTCGCGGATCGTCCACGGTGACTATCGGATGGACAACTGCGTCTACGACACCGGCGACCCGGGGCGCATCCGCGCGGTGCTCGACTGGGAGCTGTCCACCCTCGGCGACCCGATCGCCGATCTCGCGCTGACCGCGATGTACTGGGGTGATCCGGACGGCCCGGTCATCCCGCTCATCCCGAGCCTGAGCACGAAACCGGGGTGGCCCCCTTCGTCCCGCCTCGTCGAGCGCTACTGCGCGGCGACCGGGACCGACCCGGCCGCCCTGCCGTGGTACCGGGCGTTCTCGTGCTTCAAGTTCTCGGCCATCGCGCAGGGCGTGGCCACGCGCGCCGAGGCCGGCGACATGGCCGGCCAGGAGTTCGGCGACGACATCGGGGAGAGCATCCGCCACCTCGTCGACCACGGCCACACGATCCTCGACACCCACTCCGGAGCCACTGATGTCTGA
- a CDS encoding TetR/AcrR family transcriptional regulator, with translation MTTDWRSFGPDMLTPALRAALGVFVREGYHGTSIRSIAGAAGLSVPGLYHHHRSKQAILDAIVTATMTEMLAHSHAAEDDSDGTARGRFDNLVEALVRFHMERRDHAFLASTEMRSMDPQVLARHIAQRDEQQRLLEAAISDGVADGSFVSAYPADAARAVSSLCVSIATWYRPDGPLTEDEVIERHLDFARRIVGAA, from the coding sequence ATGACCACGGATTGGCGCAGCTTCGGGCCGGACATGCTCACCCCCGCCCTGCGGGCCGCGTTGGGCGTCTTCGTCCGGGAGGGATACCACGGGACGTCGATCCGCTCGATCGCCGGGGCGGCCGGCCTGTCCGTCCCGGGGCTCTACCACCACCACCGCTCCAAGCAGGCGATCCTCGACGCGATAGTCACGGCGACGATGACCGAGATGCTCGCCCACAGCCACGCTGCCGAGGACGACTCGGACGGCACCGCACGCGGCCGGTTCGACAACCTCGTCGAGGCCCTGGTGCGCTTCCACATGGAGCGTCGGGACCATGCCTTCCTCGCCTCGACCGAGATGCGCAGCATGGATCCCCAGGTGCTGGCTCGGCACATCGCGCAACGTGACGAGCAGCAACGCCTGCTCGAGGCGGCCATCTCCGACGGTGTCGCGGACGGCAGCTTCGTCAGCGCCTACCCCGCCGATGCAGCACGCGCGGTCTCGTCGCTGTGCGTCTCGATCGCCACGTGGTACCGGCCCGACGGTCCCCTGACCGAGGACGAGGTCATCGAGCGACACCTGGACTTCGCCCGTCGGATCGTCGGCGCAGCGTGA
- a CDS encoding M20/M25/M40 family metallo-hydrolase, with the protein MDHQLERTPTGEGLPRRAVLGGIGAAALGLTAAGGATAYARPSQSATSLTGAAIPAADKDPVDLLKRMLSYDTQNYGEGGKTRAHGEWLKTIWENAGVPVEIIETPQPDNVHVIARIPGKGSAEPLLLLGHSDVVPVEEDNWDVDPFAGKVIDGEIYGRGALDMKGANSASISAMLRHLDEGAEFDRDIIVLTDCDEEAGSYGSRWLAEHHWDKIDAGSVLTEGGWFLAQSDSTTPMLITATRQDNVYFNIDITAKGVATHSSKPIPDETAVVTLSRAVSELGEWEAPVHLTDVTREYFEAVQDTTDDRRFAGAIRLLLRTRSDWVRERAARLVVKHSDYPYLHRALLRTTHAFVIEEAGYKENVIPSSAEVRVNCRGIPGGEKPRDFLAKVRGLLADRDVEVKLVVPDGVSEEEQLASLDETWATPPADLDTDLWRAMESATEKTYEGTPFAPALFEAGTSLDPWRAKGVPGYGVYPYVLSNEQLIGMHGNNERIFVEALKQGTDFMYEVFAGFLAK; encoded by the coding sequence ATGGATCACCAGCTCGAACGCACGCCCACCGGGGAAGGACTGCCGCGACGGGCTGTCCTCGGTGGCATCGGTGCGGCGGCCCTGGGCTTGACGGCAGCCGGGGGCGCGACCGCCTACGCGCGACCCTCGCAGTCTGCGACGAGCCTGACCGGGGCAGCCATCCCGGCAGCCGACAAGGACCCGGTCGACCTGCTCAAGCGGATGCTGTCCTACGACACGCAGAACTACGGCGAGGGCGGCAAGACCCGTGCGCACGGCGAGTGGCTCAAGACGATCTGGGAGAACGCCGGCGTGCCCGTCGAGATCATCGAGACGCCGCAGCCGGACAACGTGCACGTCATAGCCCGTATCCCCGGTAAGGGCTCGGCCGAGCCATTGCTCCTGCTGGGTCACTCGGACGTCGTCCCGGTGGAGGAGGACAACTGGGACGTCGACCCCTTCGCCGGGAAGGTCATCGACGGCGAGATCTACGGCCGCGGTGCCCTGGACATGAAGGGCGCCAACTCGGCGTCCATCAGCGCCATGCTCCGTCACCTCGACGAGGGCGCCGAGTTCGACCGGGACATCATCGTGCTCACCGACTGCGACGAGGAGGCCGGCTCCTATGGCTCGCGGTGGTTGGCCGAGCACCACTGGGACAAGATCGACGCCGGGTCGGTCCTGACCGAGGGCGGCTGGTTCCTCGCGCAGAGCGACTCCACGACGCCGATGCTCATCACGGCCACCCGCCAGGACAACGTCTACTTCAACATCGACATCACGGCGAAGGGGGTGGCCACCCACTCCTCGAAGCCGATCCCTGACGAGACGGCTGTCGTCACGCTCTCCCGCGCCGTGAGCGAGTTGGGGGAGTGGGAGGCGCCGGTCCACCTGACCGACGTCACCCGTGAGTACTTCGAGGCGGTGCAGGACACGACGGACGACCGGCGGTTCGCCGGTGCCATTCGGTTGCTGCTCCGCACGAGGAGCGACTGGGTGCGGGAGCGGGCCGCGCGACTGGTCGTCAAGCATTCCGACTACCCGTATCTGCATCGAGCGCTGCTGCGCACCACGCATGCCTTCGTCATCGAGGAGGCGGGCTACAAGGAGAACGTCATCCCGTCCTCGGCAGAGGTGCGCGTGAACTGCCGTGGCATCCCCGGTGGGGAGAAGCCGCGCGACTTCCTCGCGAAGGTGCGCGGGCTCCTCGCCGACCGCGACGTCGAGGTCAAACTCGTCGTGCCCGACGGCGTGAGCGAGGAGGAGCAGCTCGCGTCGCTCGACGAGACGTGGGCGACCCCGCCGGCCGACCTCGACACCGACCTTTGGCGGGCCATGGAGTCGGCGACGGAAAAGACGTACGAAGGGACCCCCTTCGCGCCGGCACTCTTTGAGGCGGGCACCAGCTTGGACCCGTGGCGGGCGAAGGGGGTGCCCGGCTACGGCGTGTACCCCTACGTGCTGAGCAACGAGCAGCTGATCGGGATGCACGGCAACAACGAGCGCATCTTCGTCGAGGCGCTCAAGCAGGGCACGGACTTCATGTACGAGGTCTTCGCCGGCTTCCTCGCGAAGTGA